A single region of the Dryobates pubescens isolate bDryPub1 chromosome 11, bDryPub1.pri, whole genome shotgun sequence genome encodes:
- the CRIP2 gene encoding cysteine-rich protein 2 has translation MASKCPKCDKTVYFAEKVSSLGKDWHKFCLKCERCNKTLTPGGHAEHDGKPFCHKPCYATLFGPKGVNIGGAGSYIYDKPQIEGQTAPGPIEHPVKVEERKVNAAPPKGPSKASSVTTFTGEPNMCPRCGKRVYFAEKVTSLGKDWHRPCLRCERCSKTLTPGGHAEHDGQPYCHKPCYGILFGPKGVNTGAVGSYIYDKDPEVKNQP, from the exons ATGGCATCCAAGTGCCCCAAGTGCGACAAGACCGTGTACTTCG ctgagaaggtgtcctccctgggcaaggacTGGCACAAGTTCTGCCTGAAGTGTGAGCGCTGCAACAAGACCCTGACCCCAGGCGGGCACGCCGAG cacGATGGGAAGCCCTTCTGCCACAAGCCCTGCTACGCCACGCTGTTCGGCCCCAAAG GGGTGAACATCGGTGGTGCTGGGTCCTACATCTACGACAAGCCGCAGATCGAGGGGCAGACTGCTCCGGGACCCATCGAGCACCCAGTGAaggtggaggagaggaaggtgaATGCTGCGCCTCCCAAGGGACCCAGCAAAg CCTCCAGtgtcaccaccttcactggggagcccaacaTGTGCCCACGCTGTGGCAAGAGAGTCTACTTTG CCGAGAAGGTGACCTCGCTGGGGAAGGACTGGCACCGCCCCTGCCTACGCTGCGAGCGCTGCAGCAAGACTCTGACCCCGGGGGGCCACGCTGAG catgATGGACAGCCCTACTGCCACAAGCCCTGCTATGGGATCCTCTTCGGGCCAAAGG GTGTCAACACTGGAGCTGTGGGAAGCTACATCTATGACAAAGACCCTGAGGTGAAGAACCAGCCCTAG
- the CRIP1 gene encoding cysteine-rich protein 1: MPKCPRCQKEVYFAEKVTSLGKDWHRPCLRCEKCNKTLTSGGHAEHDGKPYCNHPCYAALFGPKGFGRGGAESHTFK, translated from the exons ATGCCCAAGTGCCCCCGCTGCCAGAAGGAGGTCTACTTCG CCGAGAAGGTGACTTCTCTGGGGAAGGACTGGCACCGGCCCTGCTTGAGATGTGAGAAGTGTAACAAGACGCTGACATCTGGAGGCCATGCAGAG cacgACGGCAAGCCCTACTGCAACCACCCCTGCTATGCCGCCTTGTTCGGGCCCAAAG GGTTCGGCCGGGGAGGAGCTGAGAGCCACACATTCAAGTAA